The Aspergillus luchuensis IFO 4308 DNA, chromosome 6, nearly complete sequence genome segment TCCTCAAAAGGCTGTATGTTCAAAGAGTCTCCAAACAAGCCCGGCTAAACTAAACATGTTGAATGAACATGTACGATGGTAGTAGGACAACCTAACACTAGACCTACAGTCTCTTCTGTATCCGTTTCCTCAAATACTGGTGAACGCTTAATGCGACCGCAATAATCCCGCAACGGCCAGAACTTGTTTCACACAGCTATAGAGTTCCACAATATGTCGTTTGCTACATGCCGGATTGAGCGGGTGCATTGATGCTCCTTGGGGGGTATTGCTGCTAACTCACCGACCCAATAGACCAAGCCACTACGATTTTCCGAACATCTGGATGGCTGAGGGACGATTGCAGGGTAGGTAAATCAATACTATCGAGCATCCCGTGCAGCAAAATCGGGATTTGGCGCAGCCTCAGCTACTGATGAGACATGTCATATTCAGCTAATAATGGCCGTGGCGATGTAGATCATGGGCGACAAGATTAGATTTGGGGTTCATGCAGTTATACGATATCAATTACCGATTTAGTCGAAGATGTTGCGGACGGACCACGCCGAGAAACGGCCAAAGTGGCTGCAGAAAAGGTTATGGGGTCTTAAGGGCTCGGCGTAAGGGATAAGATCACTGCATGCAATCTATGCAAGATTGCTGAGTCATGCTGTCGACAAACGCTTGGACTTCTAGGGATGGATGAAATCCAATAAATCGAATCAAGGGTTGGAGTAATGGCCTGGATCTGCGAAATAATTGCCTATGACCATGATCAAATAGTGCCTAAGGCGACTTTCACGCAAGATTAGTATGTGCAAGGAAGGGTTCAGGTGTTGACATTGGCTCGTTGTGTGGTAATACTCTcagttgtggttgttgattgcgctactatatattttggGCATAGTGCTATCATTCGAGCGGACTAACTCTGCGCTttaccaacaacaccatttAACACCAGCAAGTTACTATCGTGATAGCGCAGAATACTCCAggggcaagaaaagaaacatcCTAGGGAAAATCGAGTTAAGATCCAGGTATTTGGTATGAGAGCAAAGCCAACGTCATCAATGCCCGATTGTCGGCTCAGGACATAAGTCTACCCATGATCACTTTGCAAGTTCAGTCGCCTGAGGCAACGAGACCGTTTCATTCCTTCAGACGCTAGAGCACGGAAGCTGGCAATCTAGATGGAGGTCGTGTGGGGTATACGCCTTATGTCGAAAATTATGATGTTATCCATCATATTCGGGGTACGTCAAGGTCGGTTGACTGAGTATCTTATGACGTATGTACGAAGGGGTTATGGAGAGGAAGTTGGTGGTATGTATCATACTGGGAATTGCACGACAGAAACGGTAAGTACTAGGGGTATCCATCCACCTGAGACTATGATCTGCGATTGGGGGCCGTCCGACGTCAGTATCTCTCGATTTGGACACGTCGACAATGAGGGACAACACGTGGTGCTGAGGGGTTTGGACCGTAGGGTTGAAGTTGGGCCTCTCGAGATAATAGTGGCGACAGCGTGGTAAACAAACGCGTGAGTGAGACTTGTTGGTTACCCTGGAATCTAGGTACAAATCACATTGTTTACCTATGTCAAAGTGGCAAGTTATGAGGTAGAGGATCTGCCTACTACGCCTATGCTGCAAGTTGTCTAGAGAACAACtagaaggatgatggaagcACGGGAAGATGGGGCGTCGGAACCCAAAAAGATGCCTAAGCCGCGCCGTGCCTGACTCAAGTCTAGTTGAAAGGTGTGGAGAAATCGACAATGACCAATTTGAGATAAAACCAGAACAaacgagaaagaagaagaaaaagacgaaATAGTTTCACACTGACGAGATCTTTGCCActattatctttctattgGCATActgtagatactactagtggATATAGCACGAGACTTCCATGGAAGCAGAAAAGGATTGGTGGCAATAACTCAGGGAaagattactactactactacatcgTACCAACTAGTAGATTGGCAGCTCTTAGCCTGGCAAAACCTAAAGCGTTTCATAGTTGGTGGCCGAATTGAACCAAGCGAATACTCGAATTTTTGGTTTCATTTTGGCGCAAATGCAAGGGAGCAGGATAAATGAGTTGATCCGGTTCCCCCGCGGTGCTCTTATCAACCATTATCGATATGATATTGTTTAACAATGGGGGAGGGGCGATGGCGGATAGAACCCGAAATCTTGTCTTGGAGCGAAAGAGCCGGTACGGGAGaaattactagtactagtaccgCGGGATGGATGCCTGaacatcatccaagccaGGCTAGCTAGTCAGCCAACCAAAAATTTAGACCAACAAAGGAAGATTTAATTCTCTAAACATAGGTTAGAAGAAAGTTTAGAACTCTGTGCTGCTATTTTGTGAACTTGGGCTTAAACTTGCTTCACTGTAAAGTGTGGTAAAGGGGCCTCACAGTaaatgtgtgtgtgtgtgtgtgtgtgtatatgTACGGTAACTAACGCGGTCTGTAATCGCTGTAATCGTATGATCcacggggagggaggggcgAACCCTGcctgggggtgggaaaaaagACGCGTGAGACTTCCGGCGCTAAACCTAAAGAAGCGggacaaacaacaacaaacgaCGCGAGAGTCGCGCGTGCGACAGAAACATCGAGGTTCCCAAGGCGTAACTGGCTGGGTACCTGAACCTGAACCACTCAAATCCTGCCGATAGAATCGCTAAGTACCTAGTAGACCACCTTAGTAAACTACTAGTCGTGGTCACCTAACTGACCACTATGTTCAttcgcttctttttttttttccttgccAACCTCTCCCAGTGTGTTGtgtccccatcatcacctgtCCTCTCTCCAGCCATCGACTATCCACCTTCCCCAACCTTAACCGTCGAAACTCTCCTCCCATAAGGGAAATCCATCGGACGATTGATCTCTCATTATTGAAGGTTGGCTCTGCATACCGCAACTTCCGTCTCCAGTCGCCAGCCCCTCCGTCCGGCCGCCCATCCTatctcccaccaccatctccactaCGTCCGACTACTGCTGTCCACCACTGCCGCCTCCCCATCCCTTTCTTCGTTTCGACTCCTCTGCTTCGCGTGGCTgtctgcttctttttttggggtATCATCTCGCGTCACCCCTTGCGCGGCCAGTCCCTCTGCCGGAGAAGCGCAGTCATTCAGGTTttaaaggaagaaagggagacgGAAGGGAGACGAatcttgctgctgccggtGTCCTTCTATCAAATCAAAATCATCCCTCTCGCATCCCTCTCTGCAACTCGTTACCTCTTCTCGCGCATCGCTTGCAGTTATTCGCTGTCTGGGAACTTTCTCGCGTCCGCCTCGTCGCGACTGTCCTCGTTCCTGTCGCCGCTGCATCCTCGCGCGTCGCGCCTGCTTGTTTTGACGCCTGGGTTGTCACCCTGAAACATTCCGTCTTATCGAACGATATCGCATTAGGCGCCGAGCGACACTGCGAAGCTCCCTTCAAGGATATTGCGTGTTTCAGGCGCGTGGCCCCGTGCCTCAGCGCGAAAGAGTCCCCGCTTGTGCTTGTTCCTGCCCTCTCCCACACGCTCTTGGGGTGTATGGAGGCTTCAACAAGCGCATTCGAAGCCCCCCGTGGTCTCGGAATAGGCTGGTGATGTACAGCCGTCGTTTCGCATCTTCGACTTGTTTTGGCTGCACCCTGCCATAGGCGCGCAGCCTTACTTTTCCTAGCATTCCACTGCGGTCAACAACAACTTCTGACCCCTGTCACTGGCTAGACCGACAGGCGGAAGAAAACAccgccacacacacaccctctCTGTTGGGCCCAGAAGACTCTGTTGTTGTGTACGCCCATCGCGACTTGAGGTCAACTTGTCCCGCGTCGTGTACTCTATACTACCTTACAATTTGTCTAGCCGGCCTCATCACGACACAAACCTATTATTGACCGTTCTAGTGAGCTTGGCCTCACCTTCATAGGAACCGAGTGCTAGCATCTCTGTTTTTATCTTCTACAGATTGATCGTGGTCATCATGGTCGCGACATTTTCGCCGCACCGTGATGCGGGTGGCACACTACACCTGCCTTCGCACACGGGCATTCACCATATGGATGCTAACTCGGCCATTCGACAACTGCGCCGGTCACTATCTCGCTCACCTTCGAAGAGCTCCAACTTCTCGTTGCTCGCTTCTCGAGGCCATTCGCCGTCCAAGACAACGCCATACATCTCGTCGCCTTTGTCACCTTCACGGAGATCTACCCAGAGCAACTTTGTCCTTTTCCCCAGTTCCTCTCACCAGTCTCCTTTCGCAGTCCCATATCACCCAACCGGAAAGATCACGAGGCCAACAATGCGCCGTGTGCGGACCTCTCCGAGGAGCCCCGTGAAGCGTGCTTTGAACGTCTCCACGGACCAGGGAAATGCAAAGCCTGCGCCGTCAGTCCCAACAACACCTGGCGTGGAGAACACACCCTCAACACCTGGACTTGTTCAACCCGACAACACGACTAGAGACATCTGTCCAAGTGACACGCCTGCATGCGCGGAATCCACCTTGGGACCCCGCCCAGCCCTTTCCCGCATTGAGAAGCGCAGGAGTGGCACGTTTGGCTCATATGCCACGGTTAGCCCGCTGAAACGGAGCGACGGAATTATGAATCTAGATCGAGTGTCTCGCGGCAGTCCATCGGCTAAAAGACGAAGCGTCCAGGCAGCAAGTTTATCGGGCGAATTTAGCATCTTTGATAATGAAGTCACACCGAACGCTGCTGAAGAGCCTGAAGTCGAGGCTTCCCCAGAGTCGACCacaccttccttccctccccccatcaCACCGTTCAGCCCGTTTGCCACCATTCCCAAACGGTCCTCTTCTCTACGACGGTCAACTTTACAGCAGCGTCAGAGTGATCGCTCTCTTTTTGCTCGGGCGAAGGCTATGGATGATTCACCAGACGCCCTAGACAATGGGACCCCGCTCTCAGTCCGACCTCGCATGTCTTTGGATCAGAATCTTTTCCAGCCAAACCGGGACAGTCCGTTCTTGTCACGGCCCTCGCCAGGTACCCCATTGTTTGCGTCGACGGGTAACAACGCCGAACAGCCCCGACCTTCTGCTCATCCCCTGTCCCGAACAATCACACAATCCTCTTCAAGTTCGAGTCTTGGAGACGACTCTCCGACCCACGAGCCTGTTCACAAGGGTGATCGTCCCAGAGGGATCATAAACTTCTCCAAGTCTCTCCCCGCGGGGACCGCTCGGCCTGCGCCGGTGCGGCATCTTAACCGCGAGGATTCGACGTCGTCCATTGACTCCTTTGCCACGCCTGAGAATTACAAACTAGTCAAGCCTCTCCCAGCGGCGTTCATGTCGACTGGTCTCATATCCAAGAAGAACCGCAATGCCGACGATCCCCAGAACACGCTAGGGTTTAGCAAGAATATGCCCGATACCCCATGCAAAAGACCAATCAACCTCTTCCCTACCGGTGGAAGAGTGCAGCCAGAACGGCCCTTGGAGATGCCAGGCTTGGTTCGGCAATCAGACACAATACCCCCGTCACCCTTCAATCCTTCTAGCACACGCCCTAAATCCGGACCTTTTGCGCGAGGCATGGGGATTTTTGGAAGTTCCTTCAACAGGCCCGAGGTTTCCCGACGCGGAAGCTTTGCTAGCATCGACGGCGATGACTTATTACCATCTCAATCGCCCTGCGGCCGCAATAGCCAACCACTAAGCGAAAACGACTTTCCACCAACACCTACCAAGCAGAGCTTTTTCCCGTCTCGAACCTATCCGCCTCCAGTCTCGCAGATTGCCTCTCTTGAGCGATTGGCGGAGGCCAAAGGCACCAATTCAAGTCCCTTGCACGACAGGTTCCAGCGTGGTTCTCCACGTACAC includes the following:
- a CDS encoding tyrosine protein kinase SWE1 (BUSCO:EOG09260W9L;~COG:D;~EggNog:ENOG410PVUR;~InterPro:IPR000719,IPR011009,IPR008271;~PFAM:PF07714,PF00069;~go_function: GO:0004672 - protein kinase activity [Evidence IEA];~go_function: GO:0005524 - ATP binding [Evidence IEA];~go_process: GO:0006468 - protein phosphorylation [Evidence IEA]), with amino-acid sequence MVATFSPHRDAGGTLHLPSHTGIHHMDANSAIRQLRRSLSRSPSKSSNFSLLASRGHSPSKTTPYISSPLSPSRRSTQSNFVLFPSSSHQSPFAVPYHPTGKITRPTMRRVRTSPRSPVKRALNVSTDQGNAKPAPSVPTTPGVENTPSTPGLVQPDNTTRDICPSDTPACAESTLGPRPALSRIEKRRSGTFGSYATVSPLKRSDGIMNLDRVSRGSPSAKRRSVQAASLSGEFSIFDNEVTPNAAEEPEVEASPESTTPSFPPPITPFSPFATIPKRSSSLRRSTLQQRQSDRSLFARAKAMDDSPDALDNGTPLSVRPRMSLDQNLFQPNRDSPFLSRPSPGTPLFASTGNNAEQPRPSAHPLSRTITQSSSSSSLGDDSPTHEPVHKGDRPRGIINFSKSLPAGTARPAPVRHLNREDSTSSIDSFATPENYKLVKPLPAAFMSTGLISKKNRNADDPQNTLGFSKNMPDTPCKRPINLFPTGGRVQPERPLEMPGLVRQSDTIPPSPFNPSSTRPKSGPFARGMGIFGSSFNRPEVSRRGSFASIDGDDLLPSQSPCGRNSQPLSENDFPPTPTKQSFFPSRTYPPPVSQIASLERLAEAKGTNSSPLHDRFQRGSPRTPQDHLFPDPSGLSISNEQQSGQPDFNSSNLPATPTGPRDSFQSGKRPSLPLAGYHAPDVDPSLTSRFERVELVGTGEFSQVYRVSEPHDTSISTYPREMFPPKAVPEQVWAVKKSKQPYSGLKDRERRIREVDILKSLTNSDHIISFMNSWEDNGHLYIQTEFCEEGSLDVFLAQVGLKARLDDFRIWKIMLELSMGLKHIHDMGFIHLDLKPANILITFEGVLKIADFGMAARWPAEDGIEGEGDREYIGPEILMGRYDKPADIFSLGLIMFEIAGNVELPDNGLSWQKLRNGDMSDIPSLTWSFETSVFRDASGNPISEEPSFEELCTSDFGEDDYGVDSFLGGRTSKRDMTSTARIGELVDPPSFMVDAGHEQALDNIVRWMISPEPLDRPTADQVLETYGVQFVARRRRAGATVYEGNWGPADEILAEDAEMIDV